A window of Macrotis lagotis isolate mMagLag1 chromosome 1, bilby.v1.9.chrom.fasta, whole genome shotgun sequence genomic DNA:
CTCTCCTATAGATTAACAGTTCATCATTCTCTACTTGAAATTCTATTTTGGATCACTGTAATTGCCATGTCCACCTATTGTGCTTAGCTCTGCCCTATTGACCAAAGCCAAGAAGTCGATTCCTTTTCCACAAGCAGTGAACAAAGCTCTTCCTCCCCAGTACCCCAGTCTTTTCCCTTCAGATTAAACATTTCCAGTTCCTCCAGCTAGTTGTCATACAtcataaatttacttttttcctctgtctccaactctgtgtgtttatttttccatttctatctctgtgtccatttatttctgtcattgtctcctttccccctccccctctgctTTGTCTCCCATCAAAATTTCCCTTTGGTGACATCAAGTCCTAAATGGAGATGACAGGTgtgtgggtggggtggggatcAGGAGGAGGGCAGGACAGTCCCCCATGTCCCTGCTCTCTCTGGCCCTGGGCTGGCTGGCCAGATCCCTGGAATCCTTGATCTCCTCCCACTGGGTCAGACCTTGGCCACCCCTTCAGTAACTGATGCTCCATCATAGCTTCAGTGGTCCCAAATAAAACTATTGACTGACAGAACTGTTAAGGACCTAAAGAGTTTACTGGCTACAACACCCTGTTCACATTCCAGAGGAGGCACTTGCCcaggaaggaaaaggcaaagttGGGACTGGAACCCAGGCCCTCCTCTGACCTCATATTAGGGGTTGGGGAGGATTCTGCCTCTGCCTGGTCCATCATGCCAAGATCATAGTTAGACCAGGAAAGGCCTCCAAGGTCACTCCTGCCTGCACAGCTGCCATGAAGTGCAGTATGACCTCTGATCACAAAGCTTCAATGACTCTGGCCACATGGACTTTCCAGTGTTCCCAGTTTGATGCCAGTTGTCACTCCCCCTCATGAACTTTAGGCTCTATCCATGTTAAGTGTTCCTCCTGATAATCTACACACAGACTTTCCCACTTCCAGCCTTTGCCTGCAATACCTCCCATCTTCACTGTTGCTTCTTGACTCTCCTAGTTCTGTCCTGCCCTGTCCCAACCCACCCACCCCATCACTAGAGGCCCTCCTAGATTTTAGAAGAATGTAACCTTGCTGAGAGCAGGAATGGCCTCACTTTGGGATCTCTGTTCTCATTGCTTAGCTCAGGATCCTGCAGGCCCTCACTGCTTAATGTGTGATTGAGAAACCTGACCCCCCCTCCTTTAGACAGGGAAGGAGCTCCAGACTGGGGAAGTTATTTGCTGAAGATCTCACAATCATAGAAAGCAACAGAATCATACAGATGGAAGGATCACCAGAGATCCTTGCATACAATTCTCTCATTCTATAGATGGACaaactgaagcttagagattGGAAAGAATGGACTGGGCCAGGGTCATAAGGTAACTTGGCAGAGTTCAGACTAATGAAACAGACTCTTAGAGGTACAAGAGACTGGGAGGTCATTTGTGGCTTAGAGGGGACACTGACCCACCTGGGGTCACCTAGGACTGCCTTTCTCCACTGGGGGCTCCCAGGATGGTTTTCTCAGACAAACACTCAGTAACCCCAACTCAGAATTTTATTTGAGGCTGGGCATGAGCCCAGGTTTGTTGGTGGGGAGAATGCCATTTGACCTCATCAGCCTTCAAACTTTTTCTTTCGGCCTTCCATCCCACTCAGGGCATCAATGTTCTTTCTCCAGTCTCCTACTTCTCGGCTTTCCTGCAGGGAAGAGAACACAGTAAAGAAGTCACTTCCCAGACCTTTTATCCCCAGTATCCTGAGACCCCAGATCCCTTTCTGGTGCCCACACCCCTTGCCTGGCTTCATTtgtccactcttttttttttagggctcACTTCTGAACACCCTGGTTTCTGATGGCACCCCAGCTCCCTGCCTggtctcttttttccttcaggGCTCAATTACACAGCTACATGGGGAGGGCCTCCTGGTTCCAGGGTGAGCCTCTATCTTGGGACTCTGGGCCCTTCTCATAGCACCTGGCCTATAGGAAGGTGGGAGTGAGTGGGAGCTTAATGATCAGATGAATGAGGGAACATCCCAGAAGCAAGGATTTGGCAGATCTCACCTTCTCCGTGTCATCCTTTTTCACCTGCTTGAGGTGAGCCCTGAGGTCCAGGGACTCCTTGGCTCGGGCTCCTAGCAGGGCCTGCATCATGGCGTCTGCTGAGATGCGAACCCTCCTCAGAGCAGGACGCTTAAACTTCCCCTTCAGGTCCAGGATCTTCTGGCTCAGATCAGCAATCTGGGGagcaggaggggaaggggaacaCATGGGAATTCCTCACCTTCTTCCCCCCAGGCCTGAATCTAGCCCTAGGATGTGTGCTCCTCCACCCTACACACCCAATATACAGCAGGCAGAGCCCCACACTCCAATCAGAGGACCCAAGTTCTGGACCTGAAGCCAGTCCTCTGAGTCTCAGAATTGCCATGTGTAAAACTGAAGGGCTCAGACTTGATAATGGCTAAAGGCTTTTCCAGCTTTCGATTTTGTAAGCCTATAAAAACAAGTCCTCcatttttctgagcctcagtttctgaaACTCATATGTCAAAACAAGCTCATAACCCCCAGTTAATCTCTTGGCAGGCTTATCATGAGAAACTAACTTTGTCAACCTTACAAATGTTCCTTATTGTGATTACTATCACTGATATAAATAACAGTTGAGGTGAATCCAACTTCCCACATTTTCCACATACACCCATTTTCCTACCCCTGGCATGTTCTACTTCCTTCCCTCTGCCTCTGGGCTTCCTTCAGTTCCCTTGGAAAGCCTTTCCTAGCCCTCCTCTCTCTGTGCCTCCCTCCCAAATTGCCTCTTCTTTCTCCTGCCTAGACCTTCTCCCTACATAACCCTTTGTTTCttgcctcccccattagactgtgacctTCTTGAAGGTCACAGAAATCCTTTTTTGGTATCTCCTCAGTTTAGCAATAGGCCCTTAATGTTTGTTGACCTTCCCCACCATTCATGGGAAATCATCTCAAATTtgttcagtcaacaaacatttagtaaaAGCCTATTACTTGCCAGACTGTGATAAGTgcaggggatacaaaaagagataaaatgccATCTCTGCCCTCATTCGAATGACAGGCATAACATGTAAACAGATAGACAAAGATAAAGATAAATGGGTGGATGGATAGAGATAGCTCTCTCTATAGagatatctatctgtctgtcttgtctgcatctgtctatctatatagCAAACTCTAGGCAAGAGAAATAGGGATTATCAAAAGAAGGGCACTAGAATTCTTTTTAAGGCAGTGgcgttaagtgttttgcccaaggtctcacagctagataattattaaatgtctgaggctggattatgaactcaggttctcctgattccagggctggtggtctacccactgcgccacctagggcactagaattaagaagggttggaGAAAGCCTAGAATTTCTACAAAGGGCAGAAGAGGTATAGGACTATAGTTAGCAGGAAGGGCCAAATGAGAGTTTATTCAGGAGGGACAGATACAAGAATGTACATAGACAATAGAACATGAGTCAGTAGGCAGAGAGATGACAGTGAGGTCAGTCTGTTGAAAGAGATGGGATGAATGGGATCACCCAGGCAGGTGGAGGGGTAAGGTCAATTTTTCATGTAAAACaggtgggaaggaagaggggggCAGATGACACCTGAGTGATGGGAGATGGGGAAGAGGAAGCTCATGGTGAATCACCTTCAGTTTTTCAATCAAATAGGAGGCAGGGTCTCaactgagagagaagagagaagcgGAGCCATGGGAGGTTTGTGGAAGGATGAGAAAGTTTGGAAGAGTTGATGTGAAGAATGGAAGACTGAATTAATAAGACAGATATAACAGAATCAACGAGGAGCAGTGAGGGCAAGGGGGAGGGGGCTGTTTAACACATTTATAGTGGGCCTAGACAGAACAGTTGCATAATTCTCTCTGTCATTCAGTAATGTGTGTAGGAGTGAATGGTGGGAGTGATCCAAGATCAAAGCTTGGGCAAAATAGGCAAAATGAAAAGAGGACTAGCAATTCAAGAGAAGCGGACAGTGGAGGGTTAAATTGGCTCTCCAAAGGTTCAAAACGGGGAGAAGAGAAAGTGACTAGTGCAGGAAAGGTGGCCTAGATGACTGAGAGGTCAAGGGATGAAGCTGAAGACCAGTTATGTAAGGAGAGGCAGAGGGATGAGTGCAAACCCAGTAGATTATGATCAGTTAAGAGGATTTCAGAAATCTTGACCATCAAGATGTACATTTGTGTGTGGCTTAGGTGGGGTAGAGTAGCTTCTAGGAAGTGAGTAGGTTGAGAAACTGAGATCTGAGGGAGATTCACTATGTATCTTAAAGCCCACTAGGATGAGGGCAGGAGTTGGGGAGAAGAGAAACATTGTGAGTTAGGTCCCAAACTCattgaggaggaagggaagacaaTAGCAGCCAGCATTTTGAATGGGGGGGTGGTGAATATGAACCTCAAAGGAGGAAAAGTTACTGAGTgatagagaaagggggaaaaccTGGAAGCAGCAACAGGGAGTCTTGATCTGAGGAGAATGAATGAAGGTACAAGTCCTGGAGAGGGTGGCCAGGGAGGCTGTGTTTTCAGGGGAAGCAAGGTTTCAGTAAAAAATTAGTACATGGACAAAGTAGGAGAATAGATGAAGATTGTTGCCTGTAGAACAAGCATCCCAGAGGGCACCGTGGAAGGGCTGGGGAGAGTTAGGTTGGAACTTTGTGGTGGAAGGCTGAGGAGATGGGCATGGAGAATCAGGTGGGAGAGGAAGGTAAGAGTAGGTTTGAGTCACTGGGATGTGAAGAGTATGATCAGGTGGAGAATGGTCATCACTGAGTGGAAGGTACCATGCCTCTACCCTAAGAAGAAAGGCACAGCAGGAGATGGGAGACCAGTAATCAAGGGAGGCTTGTTCTTCTTTGCCTTGTTGGAAAAAGGCTGGCACAGATGGAAGATACCCAGCCCTGTTCATGCCCCTTGCTGCCTCCCCTCAGGGGACATGCTCAGGGTGCCCTCAGTCAGAGGTCTCCTCAGGCAGCAGAAGTGCCAGACTCCCTGGTACAAGGGAAAGCTGTTTGGCACAAATGGAAGGGGTTCAGCCTGGGACCTCCAAGTCTTTCCTTGGGGGACAAGCTTTGCTTGGCCTGGATTTGGAGGGCTAGTAGGCTGGAGATCTGGACAGGTCTGTTCTCCACCCTGCATTGGCAGATCGCTTCCCTGGCTGAGAGTCAGAATGAGTCATCTTTAAGCTTGCCCTTCATTTGGATCCTCTGTGACCTCAGTAGATTCCTGGCTCCAAGTCCCTTAGTCTCCTGACCCCTCGGGGATAGATAGCCCCTTCCCTTCCTGGGACTTCTCCAGCTTCTTTCTCTGTAACCCCAGAGGCATGGACCCCAAGGCCTTTAGGTGACCCCAAGGCCAAGTGCACACAAGTGAGCAGCCTGCCCCCTTTACTCCCTACCTCAGTGACATTCTTTGTAACTTTTGCCTCCAGATCGTATCTCTCTTCATCCACCTTGTCCACTCTGGCATGGAGTTCCCGGCACAGCTCCTGAGGAAGTGGGAGGATGCCTGGTTCCCCAAGAGATACTTTCTGGAGGCTTTGGGGGACAGGACTCCTGGGTTCTTGATGGAATTGTGGAGGAGCCAGGACCCCTGGCCCTGATGGAGTGGAGCAGTGAGCCAGGGAGCCCTGGGTCCCTGATGGAGTCGGGAAGGGGAGCCGGACCCCCGTGTCTCCTCTACCTGAAGCTCCGCGACCCCAAGGCCGGCCAGCTCGACCGGGGCGCAGCGCTCCCCAAGTGCGCGGCCCTTCTCCCCCCTCCGATCCTCGCCCTCGCGTTCTAACTCCTGCTTGGCGATCTGCAGCATCAGGGTCTGGAAGGAAGGAGAGCAGCCGAGGGAagctccccgccccctcccctgACCCTCCCGGGGGGACTTCTCCAGACCTCGCCCCTCACCTTCAGCTGCAGCTTCCGAGAAGCCGAGATCTTGGACTTTTTCTGCGGGAAGACAAGACTGGGGTCAAGATG
This region includes:
- the TNNI3 gene encoding troponin I, cardiac muscle, which produces MTEESSDTFPAESTPAPSPAAPPVRRRSSVNYRAYATEPHAKKKSKISASRKLQLKTLMLQIAKQELEREGEDRRGEKGRALGERCAPVELAGLGVAELQELCRELHARVDKVDEERYDLEAKVTKNVTEIADLSQKILDLKGKFKRPALRRVRISADAMMQALLGARAKESLDLRAHLKQVKKDDTEKESREVGDWRKNIDALSGMEGRKKKFEG